The genomic window CGGCGTCATCGGCATCGCGCCCGACGGTTACATGCCCGTCATCGGCGTGCGCGACCCCGCGTCGCCCGCGGCGATGGCCGGGCTGCGCACGGGCGATCTGGTGAAATCGGCGAACGGGCATCCCGTGCGTTACCTCGACGACTTCGAGCGCGAACTCGCGCGGACGAACGGCGAGATGACGATCGTGGTCGAACGCGGCGGGCTCGCCCTGGAAGAGAAGGATCGCAAGCCCGAGTCCGCCGAGGTCCGCCTCGCCGTCGCGGCGGGATCGAGCCTCGCGGCGCTGGGCATCGAACGCGGCGACCTGTACGTCTTCGAGATCGTGCCCGACTCCGCGGCGGTGAAGGCCGGCGTGCAAACTGGCGACCGAATCGTGTCGATCGACGGTGCGCCGATCGACGACTGGTCGGCCTTCAGCAAAAAGGTGAAGGAGAGCGCGAACAAGCCGCTCGACATGGTCGTTGAGCGCGCGGGCGTGGCGACGTCGCTGTCGATTACGCCGGACGTGAAACAGGAAAAGGATCTGCTCGGAGACGTCATCACGTACGGTCGCGCCGGCATCTATCCGTGGATCAGCCATTCGGCCGCGGAGATGGTGGACGAGCGGTACGTGAATCCGTTCAGGGCCGTCGCGCGCGGCGTCGAGATGACGGCGTACTGGAGCGTGCTGACGGTGCAGGGCTTCGTGTACCTCATGACCGGCGACGTTTCCGTCAAGTCGCTCGGCGGCCCGATCATGATCGCCGATCTCGCGGGCAAGAGCGCGGAGGTCGGCATCTTCTCGTTCCTGTTCACCATCGCGATCCTGTCGATCAACCTCGCGATCCTGAACCTGCTGCCCATCCCCGTCCTCGACGGCGGGCACCTGATGATTTTCACCGTCGAGGCCATCTTCCGGCGCCCGCTGCCCGAAAAGGGGCTGCGCTGGGTGACGAATTTCGGCCTGGCGCTCGTCGGCGGGCTCATGCTCACGGTGATCTTCAACGACATCGCGCGGATCTTCCCGGGGTTGCGAACGCTCTTCGGACTGCTGGAATGAGACCGGAGCCGGCGACGGGCACACGATGATCGTCCTGGCCATCGACACGTCGGGCCCGTGCGCCGAAATCGCCCTCCGCGATGGCGACGAGCGGCTCGCGACGACCTCGCTGCGCGGCGCGGCGCACCACTCCGAGACGTTGATCGTCGCGCTCGACGCCTTGCTCGCGCACCTGCGCCTGGGCGTGAACGACATCGACCTGTTCGCATG from Deltaproteobacteria bacterium includes these protein-coding regions:
- the rseP gene encoding RIP metalloprotease RseP; amino-acid sequence: MDLILSLGHKIFYFIVLISVLVIVHEWGHFIVARWCGVRVEAFSLFFGKVLWKRMWRGTEWRLSAIPFGGYVKMLGQSDLGSDQNEAMYREKALEELTGKPHEEITEHDAAALDASAIAERAAQLKSVSFAHKSVWQRSAIVFAGPLMNVVLTVVIFTAMFFAGYPTITTLVGDVTDGGAADLAGLRPGDRVTAIDGRELTRWDDMSQIVEESAGKPLVFDVARGDEKLSLTVTPEAGRKKNVFQFEEDAGVIGIAPDGYMPVIGVRDPASPAAMAGLRTGDLVKSANGHPVRYLDDFERELARTNGEMTIVVERGGLALEEKDRKPESAEVRLAVAAGSSLAALGIERGDLYVFEIVPDSAAVKAGVQTGDRIVSIDGAPIDDWSAFSKKVKESANKPLDMVVERAGVATSLSITPDVKQEKDLLGDVITYGRAGIYPWISHSAAEMVDERYVNPFRAVARGVEMTAYWSVLTVQGFVYLMTGDVSVKSLGGPIMIADLAGKSAEVGIFSFLFTIAILSINLAILNLLPIPVLDGGHLMIFTVEAIFRRPLPEKGLRWVTNFGLALVGGLMLTVIFNDIARIFPGLRTLFGLLE